One Chitinophaga varians DNA window includes the following coding sequences:
- a CDS encoding GDP-L-fucose synthase family protein, translating to MQANDPIYIAGHRGMVGGAIKRKLETLGYQNIITRSSGSLDLRKQEDVDAFFAAEKPAYVFLAAAKVGGIYANNTYRAEFLYDNIMIAANVIHAAWKYGVTKLQFLGSSCIYPRMAPQPVKESFLLTGTLEQTNEPYAIAKIAGIKLCEAYRDQYGCNFISVMPTNLFGIGDNYHPQNAHVLPALIRRFHEAKINNRASVTVWGTGTPKREFLFADDLADACVFLMQHYNEKEPVNIGKGEDLTIRELAEYVKDVVCYEGELIFDASKPDGTPRKLMDVSRLRQLGWKHSISLKEGLVMAYRDFLQQHQFKLQS from the coding sequence ATGCAAGCAAATGATCCGATTTATATAGCCGGTCACCGTGGCATGGTAGGCGGCGCTATCAAAAGAAAACTTGAAACCCTGGGCTATCAAAATATCATTACACGCAGCTCCGGTAGCCTGGACCTTCGCAAGCAGGAGGATGTAGATGCTTTTTTTGCTGCTGAAAAACCTGCCTATGTATTCCTGGCAGCTGCCAAAGTGGGTGGCATTTACGCTAACAATACCTACCGGGCCGAATTTCTGTACGATAACATCATGATCGCTGCCAATGTAATACATGCTGCCTGGAAATATGGCGTCACCAAACTGCAGTTCCTGGGCAGCTCGTGCATTTACCCGCGTATGGCGCCACAGCCGGTCAAAGAAAGTTTCCTGCTGACAGGAACGCTGGAACAGACCAATGAACCTTATGCCATTGCAAAAATAGCAGGTATCAAATTATGTGAAGCATACCGGGACCAGTATGGCTGCAACTTTATCAGCGTGATGCCTACCAACCTTTTCGGCATAGGAGACAATTACCACCCTCAGAATGCCCACGTGCTGCCGGCATTGATCAGACGGTTCCACGAGGCGAAAATAAATAACCGGGCATCGGTGACAGTATGGGGAACGGGAACGCCTAAACGGGAATTCCTGTTTGCGGACGATCTGGCGGATGCCTGCGTATTCCTGATGCAGCATTACAACGAGAAAGAACCGGTGAACATCGGCAAAGGCGAAGACCTCACCATCAGGGAACTGGCAGAATATGTCAAAGATGTAGTGTGCTACGAAGGGGAGTTGATATTTGACGCCAGCAAGCCGGATGGAACACCCCGTAAGCTGATGGACGTGTCCAGGTTACGCCAGCTGGGATGGAAACATTCCATCAGCCTGAAAGAAGGACTGGTTATGGCTTACAGGGATTTCCTGCAACAGCATCAGTTCAAATTACAATCCTAA
- a CDS encoding UDP-glucose dehydrogenase family protein yields the protein MKVVIVGTGYVGLVTGACLAEVGTEVVCVDVDAGKIVRLQNNMLPIYEPGLQEIVKRNQQDDRLLFTTDLASALPGAEVVFIAVGTPPGEDGSADLQYVLQVAGQIGQLMEHYLVIVTKSTVPVGTAVQVNRAVKESLDARQLILDYDVASNPEFLKEGAAVNDFMKPDRIVVGVNTTRARHTLEQLYRPFLLNGHPILFMDIASAEMTKYAANAMLATRISYMNDIANLCGLAGADIDQVRKGIGSDPRIGKHFLYPGIGYGGSCFPKDVKALIQTGREYGYHLRILDAVEAVNEDQKKILFRKILRHFDGDVRNKKFAVWGLSFKPNTDDMREAPSLVLIDSLLEEGAIVSVYDPVAMDEASACLGNNVTFAEDMYSAAENAAAILLVTEWNTFRMPDWQRLRKTMQSPLVFDGRNIYDDVQLIKLGFTYYGIGKANTTVNALIQ from the coding sequence ATGAAAGTAGTAATCGTTGGTACCGGGTATGTAGGTTTAGTGACCGGGGCCTGCCTGGCAGAAGTAGGAACGGAAGTGGTATGCGTTGACGTTGATGCCGGCAAAATCGTGCGTTTACAAAACAATATGCTGCCTATTTATGAACCCGGTTTACAGGAAATTGTAAAGCGCAACCAGCAGGATGACCGTTTGCTTTTCACTACCGACCTGGCTTCGGCGCTACCTGGGGCAGAAGTGGTGTTTATTGCCGTAGGAACGCCGCCGGGAGAAGACGGCAGTGCTGACCTGCAATATGTATTACAGGTGGCCGGCCAGATAGGGCAGCTCATGGAACATTACCTCGTGATCGTCACCAAGAGCACTGTGCCTGTTGGTACTGCCGTACAGGTAAACAGGGCGGTGAAAGAGAGCCTTGACGCCCGGCAACTGATCCTCGACTATGATGTGGCCTCCAACCCTGAATTCCTGAAGGAAGGCGCTGCAGTAAATGACTTCATGAAACCGGACCGTATAGTCGTTGGTGTTAATACCACCAGGGCGAGGCACACACTGGAGCAGTTATACCGCCCCTTCCTGTTAAACGGACACCCTATATTATTCATGGACATCGCATCTGCAGAGATGACAAAATACGCTGCCAATGCCATGCTGGCCACGAGGATATCCTATATGAACGATATCGCCAATTTATGCGGGCTGGCAGGAGCTGACATCGACCAGGTAAGAAAAGGTATTGGCAGCGACCCGCGGATAGGCAAACATTTTCTTTATCCCGGTATTGGCTACGGCGGCTCCTGTTTTCCGAAAGATGTAAAAGCACTCATACAAACAGGGCGGGAATATGGCTACCATCTCCGTATCCTGGACGCAGTGGAAGCGGTAAATGAAGATCAGAAAAAAATACTGTTCCGGAAAATACTCCGCCATTTCGACGGCGATGTCCGCAATAAAAAATTCGCTGTATGGGGCTTGTCGTTTAAACCTAATACCGACGACATGCGGGAAGCCCCTTCACTGGTGCTGATAGACAGCCTGCTGGAAGAGGGCGCCATAGTGAGCGTATACGATCCTGTAGCCATGGACGAGGCATCCGCCTGCCTGGGCAACAACGTCACTTTCGCGGAAGACATGTACAGCGCCGCGGAAAACGCAGCAGCCATATTACTGGTGACGGAATGGAACACGTTCCGGATGCCGGACTGGCAAAGGCTGCGAAAAACCATGCAATCGCCGCTCGTATTTGACGGCCGCAATATCTACGATGACGTGCAACTCATCAAACTTGGATTTACCTATTACGGTATCGGCAAAGCCAATACTACAGTTAATGCGCTGATACAGTAA